In the Muricauda sp. MAR_2010_75 genome, one interval contains:
- a CDS encoding porin family protein produces the protein MKKLILITTVLVLPFSMVRAQDVTFGAKAGLNLSTIQPDLADPATRTSFHLGGVAEISLTDDFSIQPELLFSSQGVKDESDDDEQVILNYLTLPIMAKYYVVDNLSIEGGPQIGILLKAEVEDDGETIDIKDNTKSTDIGFALGLGYKLENGINFGARYFFGSDINDISEDPDKIKNRVIQISIGYFF, from the coding sequence ATGAAAAAACTGATTCTTATTACAACAGTCTTGGTGTTGCCTTTTTCAATGGTGCGCGCGCAAGATGTAACCTTTGGGGCCAAGGCAGGGCTCAATTTATCAACCATTCAGCCAGATTTGGCTGATCCGGCAACGCGGACTTCCTTTCATTTGGGAGGTGTTGCAGAAATTTCGCTAACAGATGATTTTTCCATTCAACCCGAATTGTTGTTCTCTTCTCAGGGGGTCAAAGATGAATCGGATGATGACGAGCAAGTAATTCTAAATTATTTGACCCTTCCCATTATGGCCAAATACTATGTGGTGGATAACCTTAGTATTGAAGGAGGGCCACAAATTGGGATTTTATTGAAGGCTGAGGTTGAAGATGATGGGGAAACCATTGACATTAAGGACAATACAAAATCAACAGATATTGGTTTTGCACTGGGGTTGGGCTACAAATTGGAGAACGGAATCAATTTTGGCGCTCGATACTTTTTCGGTTCTGACATCAACGATATCAGCGAAGACCCCGACAAGATCAAGAACCGGGTCATCCAAATATCCATTGGTTATTTCTTTTGA
- the hflX gene encoding GTPase HflX yields the protein MLEKKTIEYEKAVLIGVINQSQDEEKVTEYLDELEFLTYTAGGEVEKRFVQRVEVPNPKTYIGTGKMEEVRQYVTEHEIGSVIFDDELTPAQQNNIEKILRCKILDRTGLILDIFAQRAQTSYARTQVELAQYEYLLPRLTGLWTHLERQRGGIGMRGPGETEIETDRRIVRDRIALLKKKLVKIDRQMETQRGNRGALVRVALIGYTNVGKSTLMNVISKSDVFAENKLFATLDTTVRKVVIGNLPFLLSDTVGFIRKLPTQLVESFKSTLDEVREADLLLHVVDISHPNFEEHIASVNQILDEIKSSDKKTIMIFNKIDKYKPETITEDDLVTERTTAHFTIEDWKNTWFNKIGNRAIFISALNKENLDEFRKRVYDEVRDIHVTRFPYNNFLYPEHLDEY from the coding sequence ATGCTAGAAAAGAAGACCATAGAGTACGAAAAAGCCGTGCTCATTGGGGTTATCAACCAAAGTCAAGATGAAGAGAAGGTAACCGAGTATTTGGACGAACTGGAATTCTTGACCTATACCGCAGGGGGTGAGGTTGAAAAACGGTTTGTGCAACGCGTGGAGGTGCCCAATCCCAAGACTTATATTGGTACTGGAAAAATGGAAGAGGTACGGCAATATGTGACGGAACATGAAATTGGTTCTGTCATCTTTGATGATGAACTCACCCCGGCCCAGCAGAACAACATCGAAAAAATACTGCGCTGTAAGATTTTGGACCGTACAGGTCTTATCCTCGATATTTTTGCCCAACGTGCCCAGACCAGTTATGCCCGTACCCAGGTGGAATTGGCCCAGTACGAATATCTTTTACCCCGTTTAACCGGCCTTTGGACACACTTGGAACGGCAACGCGGGGGTATTGGAATGCGGGGTCCCGGTGAAACGGAGATTGAAACGGATAGGCGTATCGTTCGTGACCGGATTGCGCTGCTTAAGAAAAAGTTGGTAAAAATAGACCGCCAAATGGAGACCCAACGAGGCAACCGGGGAGCTTTGGTGAGGGTTGCCCTCATAGGATATACCAACGTGGGAAAATCCACCTTGATGAACGTCATAAGTAAAAGTGATGTGTTTGCCGAAAACAAGCTCTTTGCCACCTTGGACACCACGGTTCGGAAAGTGGTCATTGGCAACTTGCCTTTTTTATTGAGTGATACGGTAGGATTCATCCGAAAGCTGCCTACACAATTGGTGGAAAGTTTTAAAAGTACCTTGGATGAGGTCCGCGAAGCCGATTTGTTGTTGCACGTGGTTGACATATCGCACCCCAACTTTGAAGAACACATTGCCTCAGTGAACCAAATTTTGGATGAAATCAAGAGTTCGGACAAGAAAACTATCATGATCTTCAATAAGATTGACAAGTACAAGCCCGAAACCATTACTGAGGATGATTTGGTCACAGAGCGAACCACAGCTCATTTTACCATTGAGGATTGGAAAAATACCTGGTTTAATAAAATTGGGAATCGTGCCATTTTCATCTCGGCTCTCAACAAAGAAAACCTGGACGAATTTAGAAAGCGTGTCTACGATGAAGTCAGGGACATCCATGTAACACGCTTTCCGTACAATAACTTTTTATATCCAGAGCACTTGGATGAGTATTGA